The genomic interval TTTAAAACTGCCATCTGACAAGCATGTCTTAGCCCTGCTGTTCCCATTGACAAAATATAACTATAGGCTTTTACCATTACCCCAAAATTACCATAGAAATTACCGACTTTTCCAACAGAATTCTCTAAATCATAATTTAAAGAATATTGATTATTTTGATAAACAATTTCTGGTTTTGGTAAAAACTCAACTAATTTTTCAACAACACCTACTGGTCCACACCCAGGACCTCCTCCACCGTGTGGAGTTGAAAAGGTTTTATGTATATTCACATGAATAATGTCAAATCCCATATCACCAGGTCTAGCAACACCCATAATTCCATTAAGATTAGCACCATCATAGTACAATAATCCACCTGCACCATGGACAAGTTCTGTGATTTTCTTAATATCTTTTTCAAAAATACCTAGTGTATTAGGATTGGTTAACATAATCCCTGCTATTTCATCATTTAGCGCTTCTTCTAAAGCTTTTAGATTAACAGTTCCATCTTCATTGGATTTAATTTCAACAATTTCAAATCCTGCAAATGATGCACTTGCTGGGTTAGTCCCATGTGCTGAATCTGGTACTATGATTTTAGTTCGCTTAAAGTCATTATTTTTTTCATGATAGGCTTTAATAATCATTATTCCAGCTAACTCACCATGAGCACCTGCAAATGGAGCTAATGAAACTTTTTCCATACCAGTTATATCAGCTAAACTTTCTCCTAGATTATACATCAATTTTAGAGCACCTTGTGTTGTTTCTTCAGATTGATATGGATGTAGCGAGTTGAAAAGTGGTACCATATCTTCATTAATTTTAGGGTTATATTTCATTGTACAAGATCCTAATGGATAAAATCCTGTATCAACACCATAATTTTTATTTGAAATATTAACATAATGACGCATGATATCATTTTCACTTACTTCAGGTAAATCTGTTTCGGTTTGACGTAAAAATTCTTGTGGGATAGTTTGTTTAATATCAATAGGGTCTACATCAAGTGGAGGAAGTGAATAACCTTTACGATTCTTCTTTGATAATTCAAATATTAATTTATCATAATTTTTCATTATTTTAACCCTCCTAACACTTGAACTAATTGATCAATTTCTGCTTTTGTACGTTTTTCT from Mycoplasmatota bacterium carries:
- the gcvPB gene encoding aminomethyl-transferring glycine dehydrogenase subunit GcvPB, translating into MKNYDKLIFELSKKNRKGYSLPPLDVDPIDIKQTIPQEFLRQTETDLPEVSENDIMRHYVNISNKNYGVDTGFYPLGSCTMKYNPKINEDMVPLFNSLHPYQSEETTQGALKLMYNLGESLADITGMEKVSLAPFAGAHGELAGIMIIKAYHEKNNDFKRTKIIVPDSAHGTNPASASFAGFEIVEIKSNEDGTVNLKALEEALNDEIAGIMLTNPNTLGIFEKDIKKITELVHGAGGLLYYDGANLNGIMGVARPGDMGFDIIHVNIHKTFSTPHGGGGPGCGPVGVVEKLVEFLPKPEIVYQNNQYSLNYDLENSVGKVGNFYGNFGVMVKAYSYILSMGTAGLRHACQMAVLNANYLQNMLKDDYLLPIDEICKHEFVLSGLKDKSTGVTTLDIAKALLEFGYHAPTIYFPLIVEQAIMIEPTETESIETLNEFVQIMKKIAKLAKEDPEYLKHAPYNTPVRRLDEVTAARNPILRYQGNKANE